In the Syngnathus scovelli strain Florida chromosome 8, RoL_Ssco_1.2, whole genome shotgun sequence genome, one interval contains:
- the cln5 gene encoding bis(monoacylglycero)phosphate synthase CLN5, with amino-acid sequence MRRSDIRVCLLDLLVFLHVGNAFRNQTWPVPYRRFDHRPQVDAYCQALYPFCPTGDREGRIPFMKDTDVISVYRLQTPVWEFKYGNILGKLHIMHDAVGFSSAETGANYTMEWYELFQLGNCTFPHLRPDMFAPFWCNQGAACFFEGIDDFHWAQNGTLEKIAEISGDQFNHLAQWVVDDNTTGIYYETWTVLSHAGPNATMWFESYDCSQFVHRTYRKLRALGAKLSSRSQTNYTKIYLYSEEPIYLGNDSAIFSQPALKNLATDIRDFYQDFRPHQSLAEFALSMLEAYKKVVIDKSFYFYYNFEYWRLPMKPPYVHIQYEEVPLPSN; translated from the exons ATGCGTCGCTCGGATATTCGTGTCTGTTTATTGGACTTGTTGGTGTTTCTTCACGTCGGCAATGCGTTCCGGAATCAAACGTGGCCGGTGCCTTACAg ACGCTTCGACCACCGTCCCCAAGTGGATGCTTACTGTCAAGCTCTTTACCCCTTCTGCCCCACCGGAGACCGAGAGGGCCGCATTCCCTTCATGAAGGACACTGACGTCATTTCAGTGTATCGTCTGCAGACTCCTGTGTGGGAATTCAAATATGGAAACATACTGGGAAAACTT CACATCATGCATGATGCTGTTGGCTTCAGCAGTGCAGAGACAGGGGCCAACTACACCATGGAGTGGTATGAACTCTTCCAGCTTGGAAACTGCACTTTCCCGCATCTAAGGCCGGACATGTTCGCCCCCTTCTGGTGCAACCAGGGCGCTGCGTGCTTCTTTGAAGGCATTGACGATTTCCACTGGGCGCAGAATGGCACCTTGGAGAAAATAGCAGAAATCAGTG GTGATCAGTTCAACCATCTGGCCCAGTGGGTGGTTGACGACAACACGACGGGCATCTACTACGAGACGTGGACGGTGCTTTCGCACGCGGGTCCCAACGCCACCATGTGGTTCGAGTCGTACGACTGCTCCCAGTTTGTGCACCGCACTTACCGCAAGCTGAGAGCGCTGGGTGCCAAACTATCCAGCCGCTCTCAGACCAACTACACAAAGATCTACCTGTACAGCGAGGAGCCCATCTACCTGGGCAACGACAGCGCCATATTTAGCCAGCCGGCGCTGAAGAACCTGGCGACAGACATCCGGGACTTTTACCAAGATTTCCGACCCCACCAGTCTCTGGCAGAGTTTGCCCTGAGCATGCTGGAGGCTTACAAGAAGGTGGTGATTGACAAAAGTTTCTACTTCTACTACAACTTTGAATACTGGAGGCTGCCCATGAAGCCTCCTTATGTGCACATCCAATACGAGGAAGTGCCTCTGCCTTCAAACTGA
- the fbxl3a gene encoding F-box/LRR-repeat protein 3, which translates to MKRIKGTKEEGSPSKSPPEPRKKVRKQSSPPSEAGSSLDANWACLPQELLLHIFQYLPLLDRAFASQVCRGWNQAFHMPELWRCFEFELNQPASSYLKATHPDLIKQIIKRHSNHLQYVSFKVDSSTESAEAACDILSQLVNCSLKTLGLISTARPSFMEVPKSHFISALTVVFVNSKSLSSLKIDDTPVDDPSLKVLVANNSDTLKLLKMSSCPHVSPAGILCVADQCHGLRELALNYHLLSDELLLALSSEKHVHLEHLRIDVVSENPGQHFHSIKKSSWDAMVRHSPKFNLVMYFFLYEDEFGPFFNDEIPVTHLYFGRSVSKEVLGRVGLHCPRLVELVVCANGLRPLDEELIRIAKRCTQLSAIGLGECEVTCSAFVEFVKMCGRRLSQLSIMEEVLIPDHKYSLDEIHWEVSKHLGRVWFPDMMPTW; encoded by the exons ATGAAAAGGATAAAAGGCACCAAGGAGGAAGGCTCCCCCAGTAAGAGTCCACCTGAGCCTCGCAAGAAAGTTCGGAAACAGTCAAGCCCGCCGTCTGAGGCAGGCAGCTCGCTGGATGCAAACTGGGCTTGTCTGCCCCAGGAGCTTTTGCTGCACATCTTCCAGTACCTTCCTCTGCTGGACCGGGCCTTCGCCTCACAGGTGTGCCGTGGGTGGAACCAGGCCTTCCACATGCCCGAGCTGTGGCGCTGCTTCGAGTTTGAGCtcaaccagccagccagctccTACCTGAAAGCCACACATCCGGACTTGATCAAGCAGATCATCAAGAGACACTCCAACCACTTGCAATATGTCAGCTTCAAG GTGGATAGCAGCACTGAGTCTGCAGAGGCTGCTTGTGACATTCTTTCACAGTTGGTGAACTGCTCACTCAAGACCTTAGGGCTCATTTCAACAGCCAGGCCCAGTTTCATGGAGGTCCCAAAG TCTcacttcatctcagcgctgacgGTGGTGTTTGTCAACTCCAAATCGCTTTCGTCGCTGAAGATCGACGACACACCAGTGGATGACCCCTCGCTGAAGGTGCTGGTGGCCAACAACAGCGACACACTCAAGTTGCTCAAGATGAGCAGCTGTCCTCACGTCTCGCCGGCAG GGATCCTGTGCGTGGCGGACCAGTGCCACGGTTTGCGGGAGCTGGCGTTGAACTACCACCTCCTGAGCGACGAACTCCTGCTGGCCCTGTCCTCAGAGAAGCATGTGCATCTGGAGCATCTGCGCATCGATGTGGTGAGCGAGAACCCGGGCCAGCACTTCCACAGCATCAAGAAAAGCAGCTGGGATGCCATGGTGCGCCACTCGCCCAAGTTCAACCTGGTCATGTACTTCTTCCTGTACGAGGATGAGTTCGGGCCCTTCTTCAATGACGAGATTCCCGTCACGCACCTTTACTTCGGCCGCTCTGTCAGCAAAGAGGTGTTGGGCCGCGTGGGCCTGCACTGCCCACGCCTGGTGGAGCTGGTAGTGTGCGCCAACGGCCTGCGCCCGCTTGATGAAGAACTGATCCGCATCGCCAAGCGCTGCACGCAGCTATCCGCCATCGGTCTAGGAGAGTGTGAGGTGACCTGCAGCGCCTTCGTGGAGTTTGTCAAAATGTGCGGTCGCCGCCTGTCGCAGCTCTCCATCATGGAGGAGGTGCTCATCCCCGACCACAAGTACTCCCTGGATGAGATCCACTGGGAGGTCTCCAAGCACCTGGGCCGGGTTTGGTTTCCGGACATGATGCCCACCTGGTAG
- the zgc:162944 gene encoding glutamine amidotransferase-like class 1 domain-containing protein 3, mitochondrial, which translates to MNDRRRRSKGAVLSICQSAAMINVIEVCGRNLLRSRSTVQVANKTFYSAQMSKRVAVVLAGCGVYDGSEIHEASAILVHLSRGGASVNMFAPNVEQMHVVNHVTGEPTQEKRNVLVESARLARGNIQDLSKLSVKDHDAIIFPGGFGAAKNLCTWAVQGKDCSVNGEVKAVLEAFRGEGKPIGLCCISPVLAAKVFPGCEVTVGLENDDKYPNTTDTAANINQLGCKHVSTSVSQSHVDHKNKLVTTCAFMCDAPMHEVFDGIGSMVQGVLKLA; encoded by the exons ATGAATGACCGGAGAAGAAGATCAAAGGGGGCCGTCCTGTCAATTTGTCAGTCGGCCGCCATGATTAATGTTATTGAAGTGTGTGGACGAAACTTATTACGCTCACGCAGCACCGTCCAAGTGGCGAATAAAACCTTCTATTCTGCACAAATGAGCAAACGCGTGGCTGTGGTTTTGGCGGGCTGCGGGGTCTACGACGGCAGCGAGATCCACGAAGCTTCCGCCATTCTGGTGCATTTGAGCCGTGGGGGCGCAAGT GTGAACATGTTCGCTCCCAACGTGGAGCAGATGCATGTGGTGAATCACGTAACAGGCGAACCTACGCAGGAGAAGAGGAACGTGCTGGTGGAGAGCGCCAGGCTGGCCCGTGGAAACATCCAGGACCTTTCCAAACTTAGCGTCAAAGACCATGACGCCATCATTTTCCCAG GTGGTTTTGGGGCGGCAAAGAATTTGTGCACATGGGCGGTGCAGGGTAAGGACTGCTCGGTCAACGGTGAGGTCAAAGCGGTGTTGGAGGCTTTCCGCGGCGAGGGCAAACCCATCGGCCTCTGCTGCATCTCGCCTGTGCTGGCAGCCAAAGTGTTTCCTGGATGCGAAGTCACCGTAGGCCTGGAGAATGATGACAA GTACCCCAACACGACAGACACTGCAGCCAACATCAACCAGCTGGGCTGCAAGCACGTGAGCACAAGTGTGAGCCAGAGCCACGTGGACCACAAGAATAAGCTGGTGACCACCTGTGCCTTCATGTGCGATGCGCCCATGCACGAGGTCTTTGACGGAATCGGCTCCATGGTACAAGGCGTGCTCAAGCTAGCCTAA
- the LOC125974066 gene encoding secretory phospholipase A2 receptor-like: MRTPLAHHLVRLLALSAAWTSSTDPGSTCEEGWVPFGSSCYKKVTITNGWLGARYDCVWEGGDLVSIASSDEEDFVKKQMGDNVRFWIGLSNLNCDEAWCRYDKEQQKLTWSDVRVMASYSNWDSRQVGSSNVESCAYVNQGVHPKNQPGKWRHCSCGSSLPYMCERSPYDCPEGWPCSYKDFGYDRVESSSCDPSDILYNDSCYHFWGQKEFWATKSFCEGRNSHMASVHSVEQGKFLAAHMGYVYGWLGLYMKNRVTTYTDGTSTADIPWIPGETTIKKGCAGGLDLAGSVEMGNIVANRFESICKTAKVREAVTALPPSTLRPDRSKKLDVWVDNPFNDFSYLLNHKSSKTWQEARDDCVGRGGDLLSITNSYEQNFVQGHQLTGAALWLGVNANITEGSKWTDGSSFTYKNLKAGSANDATGARCLSLLTADGRWEFADCKKESSYVCKRRGGEKKSCDMADGWLPLGFSCYKKMVTPNGWLGARHDCIWEGGDLVSIASPDEEAFVKEQMGDDDPFWIGLSNMKCDEAWCRYDKEQKKLTWSDVRVMASYSNWDSSQVGSSDEESCAYVNQGAHRDNQPGKWRHGSCGSSLAFMCERPLNDCPEGWPCAYKDFSYNRVETSYCDPSDFLFDDSCYHFEGMKKVQWAAEKFCRERKGHLTSILSEDEGNFLAAHMRDAGGFQPFVGLRKKKNNFEWFDGKPTDNVTQLMGNNSPVSQECFALSASGQVDEWSCTKEQPSICKTAKVREALPDVPSTRGPGWSEKCGWWMDNPSTDFCYLLNYKSRKTWQEARDDCLGLGGDLLSITNSYEQNFIQGLYAIPLTSPSLWLGAHGNLTDGIEWIDGSMSTYKNLKTGIAGEGPGGSCLSLLTADGRWEFADCKKESSYICKRRGKANPKSACEKGWSLHQSSCYKKMATPNGWLGARYDCIWEGGDLVSITSTDEEAFVEKQMGQNPFWIGLSNLNCDEAWCRYDKEQKKLTWSDVRVMASYSNWDSSQVGSSDEESCAYVNQGAHRDNQPGKWRHGSCGSSLAFMCERPLNDCPDGQSCSSKDFGYDRVETSSCDPSDFLFDDSCYHFEWRRKDWQFAEEFCVSQNGHLVSIYSKDEFKFLAAHVQDDRRYWAYIGLKRIKDKTFSWSSTPAVTEEGGESTGLGDCIVLSASGKFHEWPCTKKQPFVCKKAKVREALSDLPSWGPDWNGKCGSWVENRYDNFCYLINSKSRKTWQEAQDDCLRLGGNLLSITNYAEQTFIEGLSAGYRNITSWWLAAKTTITQEGCKWADGSPFRYTHWTTESPSTPSGENCLYFPTKHKLGKWKFDNCQKTSSYICKKSARGQKPEPSHHDGFREILVCDQQKHVELFCQTEGQSVIRIQSAFYGRRSGSVCPTGSGIKETCVVQGALPHYRRKCDNRQYCLADPFEGVQETCPAVSKYLHMVYSCERKVCLDSLVEADKSIADSAFEASSSMTDASPEKARWSSYSCWRPSQDASTSWIQVNLGHVRKVTGIVTQGCPHANHRSCVDFEIKTSVDGKSWTEHPDGKFTGGAEHQFGSPLSAQYVRILPLEDSVDFGLSFDLLGCARDDAMTCDSTFNSLHLTKAMTFHCPPKCADSQHNVTGTLVYNEDSSVCVAAIHAGVIRNDIGGDCIVMTDVAKNGFAGSTQNGITSLKSAESTDQAFTFADGEPRCLEESWEEFAGFCYKAFEDKKHWADAQAVCRKLGANLVSILSEMEQKWVKKASDIDTSDMWTGLNDLSVLGMFEWSDHHEVTFTDWAPEEPKNLEKDCVAMSQKTGRWKQMSCELPNSFMCKMPKAHYAFTSAKAEESHSGDSLLWHRSKLAKSANVVTASPVELKGGLRVNDVITITGQANKLADWFKINLFVPDDETDNMVALLLKLNFVTKKIWLYSKVSTTWNKREEHPTQSSGPGQEVKVVIKCADDHFLITINDLDEVIYKYQETNLQSITQMMVWGHVFIKDIKRSSA, translated from the exons ATGAGAACGCCACTGGCCCACCACCTTGTGCGTCTTCTTGCGTTGAGCGCCGCTTGGACTTCGTCAA CTGATCCGGGCTCAACGTGTGAGGAAGGCTGGGTCCCTTTTGGCTCCAGTTGCTACAAGAAGGTGACGATcaccaacggttggctgggggctcgATACGACTGCGtctgggagggcggcgacctggtctccatcgcctcatCGGACGAGGAAGACTTTGTGAAGAAGCAAATGGGCGACAACGTCCGCTTCTggatcggactctccaatctg AACTGTGATGAGGCTTGGTGTCGGTATGACAAGGAGCAACAGAAGCTGACTTGGTCCGATGTCCGCGTGATGGCGAGCTACTCCAACTGGGACTCGCGTCAGGTTGGAAG CTCCAATGTCGAGTCTTGCGCGTACGTCAACCAAGGCGTGCACCCCAAGAATCAGCCAGGAAAGTGGCGACACTGCTCGTGCGGATCATCGTTGCCGTACATGTGCGAGCGCTCGCCGTATG ACTGCCCGGAGGGCTGGCCGTGCTCCTATAAAGACTTCGGTTACGATCGAGTGGAGT CTTCTTCCTGCGACCCCAGCGACATCTTGTACAATGACTCTTGCTATCATTTTTGGGGGCAAAAGGAATTTTGGGCCACTAAGAGTTTCTGCGAGGGACGGAATAGTCACATGGCCAGCGTCCACTCAGTAGAACAAGGCAAATTCTTGGCTG CTCACATGGGATATGTGTATGGTTGGTTGGGACTCTACATGAAAAACCGTGTGACGACGTATACTGACGGAACATCTACC GCCGACATCCCATGGATTCCCGGGGAAACAACTATAAAGAAGGGCTGCGCCGGTGGTCTGGACTTAGCTGGATCAGTTGAAATGGGAAACATTGTTGCTAACCGTTTTGAATCCATCTGCAAAACAG CCAAGGTTCGAGAGGCTGTTACTGCTCTTCCGCCATCAACATTGAGGCCAG ATAGGAGCAAAAAGCTGGACGTGTGGGTAGACAACCCCTTCAATGACTTCTCCTACCTGCTCAACCACAAGTCTAGCAAGACCTGGCAGGAGGCGCGAGACGACTGCGTCGGCCGCGGAGGCGACCTACTCAGCATCACCAACTCGTATGAACAGAACTTCGTACAAG GTCATCAGCTGACCGGTGCCGCTCTATGGTTGGGCGTCAATGCCAATATCACTGAAGGCAGCAAGTGGACTGATGGATCCTCATTCACCTACAAAAACCTGAAAGCAG GTAGTGCCAATGACGCCACTGGAGCACGCTGCCTTTCCTTGCTCACTGCCGACGGCCGCTGGGAATTTGCCGATTGCAAAAAAGAAAGCAGCTACGTCTGCAAGAGAAGAGGAG gcGAGAAGAAGTCATGTGATATGGCCGATGGCTGGCTCCCTTTGGGCTTCAGTTGCTACAAGAAGATGGTGACccccaacggttggctgggggccCGGCACGACTGCATTtgggagggcggcgacctggtctccatcgcctcacCGGACGAGGAAGCCTTTGTGAAGGAGCAAATGGGCGACGACGACCCCTTCTGGATCGGACTCTCCAATATG AAATGTGACGAGGCTTGGTGTCGGTATGACAAGGAGCAAAAGAAGCTGACTTGGTCCGATGTCCGCGTGATGGCGAGCTACTCCAACTGGGACTCGAGTCAGGTTGGAAG CTCGGACGAAGAGTCCTGCGCGTACGTCAACCAAGGCGCGCACCGCGACAATCAGCCAGGAAAGTGGCGACACGGCTCGTGCGGATCCTCGTTGGCCTTCATGTGCGAGCGCCCGTTGAACG ACTGCCCAGAGGGCTGGCCGTGCGCCTATAAAGACTTCAGTTACAATCGAGTGGAGA CTTCTTACTGCGACCCCAGCGACTTCCTGTTCGACGACTCTTGCTATCATTTCGAGGGGATGAAGAAGGTGCAGTGGGCCGCCGAGAAGTTTTGCAGAGAACGCAAAGGTCACCTGACCAGCATCCTCTCAGAGGACGAAGGCAATTTCTTGGCAG CTCACATGCGAGACGCAGGAGGATTTCAGCCTTTTGTGGGactgaggaagaagaaaaacaactttGAGTGGTTTGACGGAAAACCAACA GACAACGTCACGCAGTTGATGGGAAACAATTCTCCAGTATCCCAAGAGTGCTTTGCTCTGTCAGCTTCTGGACAAGTTGATGAGTGGTCCTGCACTAAAGAGCAGCCATCTATCTGCAAAACAG CCAAGGTTCGAGAGGCTCTCCCTGATGTGCCATCAACACGGGGACCAG GCTGGAGCGAAAAGTGCGGCTGGTGGATGGACAACCCGTCCACCGACTTCTGCTACCTGCTCAATTACAAGTCCCGCAAGACCTGGCAGGAGGCGCGAGACGACTGCCTCGGTCTCGGAGGCGACCTGCTCAGCATCACCAACTCGTACGAGCAGAACTTCATACAAG GTCTGTACGCAATTCCACTGACCAGTCCCTCTTTGTGGTTGGGCGCCCATGGCAACCTCACTGACGGCATCGAGTGGATTGACGGATCGATGTCCACTTACAAAAACCTGAAAACAG GCATCGCTGGAGAAGGCCCCGGCGGAAGCTGCCTTTCCTTGCTCACTGCCGACGGCCGCTGGGAATTTGCCGATTGCAAAAAAGAAAGCAGCTACATCTGCAAGAGAAGAGGAAAAG CCAATCCTAAATCAGCATGTGAGAAGGGGTGGAGTCTTCACCAGTCCAGTTGCTACAAGAAGATGGCGACccccaacggttggctgggggccCGGTATGACTGCAtctgggagggcggcgacctggtcTCCATCACCTCAACGGACGAAGAGGCCTTTGTGGAGAAGCAAATGGGCCAGAACCCCTTCTGGATCGGGCTCTCCAATCTG AATTGTGACGAGGCTTGGTGTCGGTATGACAAGGAGCAAAAGAAGCTGACTTGGTCCGATGTCCGCGTGATGGCGAGCTACTCCAACTGGGACTCGAGTCAGGTTGGAAG CTCAGACGAAGAGTCCTGCGCGTACGTCAACCAAGGCGCGCACCGCGACAATCAGCCAGGAAAGTGGCGACACGGCTCGTGCGGATCCTCGTTGGCCTTCATGTGCGAGCGCCCGCTGAACG ACTGCCCGGATGGTCAGTCGTGTTCCTCCAAAGACTTTGGTTACGATCGAGTGGAGA CTTCCTCCTGCGACCCCAGTGACTTCCTGTTCGACGACTCTTGCTATCATTTTGAGTGGAGACGTAAAGATTGGCAGTTTGCTGAGGAGTTTTGCGTGTCACAGAATGGTCACTTGGTCAGCATATACTCAAAGGACGAATTCAAATTCTTGGCTG CTCACGTGCAAGATGATAGAAGATATTGGGCTTACATAGGACTCAAGAGGATCAAAGACAAAACGTTTTCCTGGAGCAGCACGCCTGCA GTCACGGAGGAGGGGGGAGAGTCCACAGGACTCGGTGACTGCATTGTTCTGTCAGCTTCGGGAAAATTTCATGAGTGGCCCTGCACTAAAAAGCAACCATTCGTCTGCAAAAAAG CCAAGGTTCGAGAGGCTCTCTCTGATCTGCCATCATGGGGACCAG ACTGGAACGGAAAGTGCGGCTCGTGGGTGGAGAACCGCTACGACAACTTCTGTTACCTGATCAACAGCAAGTCCCGCAAGACCTGGCAGGAGGCGCAAGACGACTGCCTCCGTCTCGGAGGCAACCTGCTCAGCATCACCAACTACGCGGAGCAGACCTTCATAGAAG GTCTGTCCGCCGGTTATCGAAACATTACTTCTTGGTGGTTGGCCGCCAAAACCACAATCACTCAAGAGGGCTGCAAGTGGGCTGACGGGTCTCCCTTTCGTTACACCCACTGGACCACAG AGAGCCCTAGTACACCCTCTGGGGAAAACTGCCTTTACTTTCCCACTAAACATAAACTGGGAAAATGGAAATTTGACAACTGCCAGAAGACGAGCAGCTACATATGCAAGAAAAGCGCAAGAG GACAGAAACCGGAACCTTCACACCATGACG GTTTTCGGGAGATCCTTGTGTGCGACCAGCAGAAGCACGTCGAGCTCTTTTGCCAGACTGAGGGTCAAAGCGTCATCCGTATCCAGTCGGCCTTCTACGGACGGAGGAGTGGCAGCGTTTGTCCAACTGGGAGCGGAATAAAGG AGACTTGCGTGGTCCAAGGAGCCCTCCCTCACTACAGGCGAAAATGTGACAACCGTCAATATTGTCTTGCTGACCCTTTCGAGGGCGTCCAGGAGACCTGTCCTGCAGTCTCCAAATACCTGCACATGGTCTACAGCTGTGAACGGAAAG TGTGTCTTGACAGTTTGGTCGAGGCGGACAAGAGCATTGCCGACTCAGCGTTTGAAGCGTCGTCCTCTATGACCGACGCCAGCCCCGAGAAAGCTCGCTGGAGTAGTTATTCCTGCTGGAGACCGTCACAAGATG CCTCCACCAGCTGGATCCAGGTGAACCTCGGTCATGTGAGAAAGGTGACTGGGATCGTCACCCAGGGCTGTCCTCACGCTAACCATAGGTCCTGCGTCGACTTTGAGATAAAGACGAGTGTTGATGGCAAAAGCTGGACTGAACACCCGGACGGAAAG TTTACCGGAGGGGCGGAGCACCAGTTTGGCTCGCCGTTGTCCGCTCAGTACGTCCGCATCCTGCCGCTGGAGGACAGCGTTGACTTTGGCCTCAGTTTTGACCTCTTGGGATGCGCACGTGACG ATGCGATGACCTGTGACAGCACGTTCAACAGCCTCCACTTGACCAAGGCAATGAC GTTCCACTGCCCACCCAAGTGCGCCGACTCCCAACACAATGTCACAGGGACCTTGGTCTACAATGAG GACTCAAGCGTCTGCGTGGCCGCTATTCACGCCGGCGTCATTCGTAACGACATCGGAGGAGACTGTATTGTGATGACAGACGTGGCAAAGAACGGCTTTGCTGGCTCCACCCAGAACGGGATCACCTCCCTCAA GAGTGCTGAGTCGACGGATCAAGCCTTCACATTTGCAGACGGAG AGCCAAGATGCTTGGAAGAGTCCTGGGAGGAGTTTGCGGGCTTCTGCTACAAAGCTTTTGAGGACAAGAAGCATTGGGCTGATGCTCAAGCTGTCTGCAGGAAATTGGGTGCCAATCTGGTGTCCATCCTTTCGGAGATGGAGCAGAAGTGGGTCAAAAAGGCCTCCGACATCG ACACCAGCGACATGTGGACCGGACTGAATGACCTGAGTGTACTCGGCATGTTTGAGTGGTCGGACCACCACGAGGTGACCTTCACCGACTGGGCCCCAGAAGAACCCAAAAACTTGGAGAAGGACTGCGTGGCGATGTCGCAAAAG ACTGGAAGATGGAAGCAGATGAGCTGCGAGCTACCCAACAGCTTCATGTGTAAGATGCCCAAAGCGCATTATGCATTCACCTCAGCGAAGGCAGAGGAGAGCCATTCTGGTGACAGCCTACTCTGGCACAGAAGCAAGCTCGCCAAGTCAGCGAATGta GTTACTGCATCACCTGTCGAGCTGAAGGGAGGTCTCCGTGTGAACGACGTCATCACCATCACAGGACAAGCAAATAAACTGGCAGATTG GTTTAAAATCAACCTGTTTGTGCCTGACGACGAAACCGACAACATGGTCGCGCTGCTCCTCAAGTTAAACTTTGTGACCAAGAAGATTTGGCTGTACTCCAAAGTGAGCACAACTTGGAACAAAAGAGAGGAGCATCCCACACAAAGCTCTGGACCCGGACAAGAAGTCAAG GTTGTTATCAAGTGCGCCGACGATCATTTCCTGATCACAATCAACGACCTCGACGAGGTGATTTACAAATACCAAGAGACCAATCTACAAAGCATCACGCAGATGATGGTGTGGGGTCACGTGTTCATCAAGGACATCAAGCGAAGCTCCGCTTAG
- the acod1 gene encoding cis-aconitate decarboxylase, with protein sequence MLRKGVTESFGAAIHALGASHLTDGVIRRSKRMMLDTLGVGLLGTRTDVFDKALKYSQLFQSEEKSSVWGKSDIAVSPHFAAFVNGVAVHSMDFDDTWYPATHPSGAVLASLLALAEVTPTTPSGVELLLAFNVGIEVQGRLLRFSREAFDIPKRFHPPSVVGVMGSTAACAKLLGLSSRQCANALAIAACSAGAPLANAATQTKPLHMGYAAQRGLEAARLAQTGLEGNPAILDVEHGFGVYYEDYNPSAMTLPGVGGSSWVLEEQDVAFKRIPAHLGMHWVVDAALTARAKIPNLDVSQIKRITLKVPPSRYIDCAFPTTEHQARHSFQFNACSAILDAAMSVGSFSKAQRERRDLKELLGKVEVHVPGDNLASFDKMYSEVVIETNQGESFSAKCDTFYGHWRNPLRQEDLVDKFMANASFVLSSEGAEGVLDTIGNIETEKECTALHSYLKWTTDVMA encoded by the exons ATGCTGCGTAAG GGTGTTACGGAGAGCTTCGGAGCCGCCATCCACGCCCTGGGCGCCAGCCACCTGACGGACGGCGTGATAAGGCGCAGTAAACGGATGATGCTGGACACCCTGGGCGTGGGCCTGCTAGGAACCAGGACGGACGTCTTCGACAAAGCTCTCAAGTACAGCCAG TTGTTCCAGTCAGAGGAGAAGAGCAGCGTTTGGGGGAAATCAGACATAGCTGTATCTCCTCACTTCGCCGCGTTTGTCAACGGCGTCGCT GTTCACTCCATGGACTTTGACGACACATGGTATCCCGCCACTCATCCCTCGGGGGCGGTGCTGGCCTCACTGCTCGCCTTGGCGGAGGTTACGCCCACGACGCCTTCCGGCGTGGAACTGTTGCTGGCTTTCAACGTTGGCATCGAGGTGCAGGGCAGACTCTTGAGGTTCTCCAGGGAGGCCTTTGACATCCCTAAAAG ATTCCATCCTCCCAGCGTAGTTGGCGTGATGGGCAGCACAGCGGCCTGTGCCAAGCTTTTGGGTTTATCCTCCCGGCAATGCGCCAACGCTCTGGCCATCGCGGCGTGCTCAGCTGGGGCGCCGCTGGCCAACGCCGCCACCCAAACCAAACCCCTGCACATGGGCTACGCCGCCCAGAGGGGCCTGGAGGCCGCTCGGCTAGCCCAGACGGGCCTGGAGGGCAACCCGGCCATATTGGACGTGGAGCACGGCTTCGGGGTTTACTATGAAGACTACAACCCGTCTGCAATGACGCTCCCTGGTGTTGGCGGATCAAGTTGGGTCCTCGAGGAACAAGACGTGGCCTTCAAGCGCATACCCGCTCATTTGGGAATGCACTGGGTGGTGGATGCCGCTCTGACGGCTCGCGCTAAGATCCCAAACTTGGACGTGAGTCAGATAAAACGCATCACACTGAAAGTTCCACCTTCCAGGTACATCGACTGCGCTTTTCCCACCACGGAGCACCAGGCCAGGCATTCGTTCCAGTTCAACGCCTGTTCCGCCATCTTGGATGCCGCCATGTCGGTGGGATCATTCAGCAAAGCTCAAAGGGAGCGTCGGGATCTTAAAGAGCTCCTGGGAAAAGTAGAGGTGCATGTTCCTGGGGATAACCTGGCCAGCTTTGACAAGATGTACAGCGAGGTTGTCATAGAAACCAATCAAGGGGAGAGCTTCTCGGCAAAGTGCGATACATTTTACGGACACTGGAGAAATCCACTGAGGCAGGAGGACCTGGTGGACAAGTTCATGGCCAATGCTTCTTTCGTCTTGAGTTCAGAGGGAGCTGAAGGGGTGCTGGACACTATAGGGAACATAGAAACAGAGAAAGAATGCACAGCACTGCATTCATACTTGAAATGGACGACTGACGTTATGGCTTAA